A genomic stretch from Lathyrus oleraceus cultivar Zhongwan6 chromosome 2, CAAS_Psat_ZW6_1.0, whole genome shotgun sequence includes:
- the LOC127122638 gene encoding uncharacterized protein LOC127122638, whose translation MLTRDCNIPDHEEGPGPGSRWTLVFDGALNAHGNGIEAVITSQSSFHLPFIARLCFECTNNMAEYEACIFGIEVAIDFRIKILEAYGDSTLVISQVKEDSDTRDHKLIPYKEHILKLVPYFDEITFYHIPREKNQLADALETLASMFKVKWKKDAPSFQLSYLNELAYCLVAKDEANGYPWFYDIMRFLECQ comes from the coding sequence atgttGACTAGGGATTGCAACATCCCCGACCATGAAGAAGGACCCGGGCCTGGGTCTCGTTGGACTttggtttttgatggagcttTAAACGCTCACGGAAATGGAATTGAGGCAGTTATCACCTCCCAATCTAGTTTTCACCTCCCCTTCATCGCAAGGTTGTGTTTTgaatgtacaaataatatggcggaatatgaggcttgtatcttCGGTATTGAAGTTGCTATTGATTTTAGGATCAAAATCCTTGAAGCTTATGGGGATTCAACCTTGGTGATCAGCCAAGTCAAAGAAGATTCGGACACTAGAGATCACAAGCTCATTCCTTACAAGGAGCACATTTTGAAACTAGTCCCTTACTTTGATGAGATCACATTCTATCACATCCCTCGAGAGAAGAATCAGCTAGCTGATGCTTTGGAAACTTTGGCGTCCATGTTTAAGGTCAAATGGAAGAAGGACGCTCCATCCTTCCAACTTAGCTACTTGAACGAGCTTGCTTACTGTTTGGTGGCCAAAGACGAAGCCAATGGTTatccttggttctatgacatcatGAGGTTCCTAGAGTGCCAATAA